Proteins from one Porites lutea chromosome 3, jaPorLute2.1, whole genome shotgun sequence genomic window:
- the LOC140931328 gene encoding uncharacterized protein: MAECMQETESNVEDKIDDSTEFTPIPSESEFSAVIFNSVPECYPPDREIECRYTIKSSVKPHSRDWIGLFKVGWQSSREYYTYEWSPMLEIQIGEQGKAIHNRVLFRERYLPRADDEFYQFCYVTNAGDVRGASVPFQIKTKPVEQEDLECCEIEDDDGSSIMLVKNKTAMLEESLARTLEENTVLKASKETMEVDLSNANEKIMELESQKVELTTAVKVGKKRLAQLESVVAQKNQLLEAEQSRRKEVESTVDNLKTLQENSDRRIDELMMLMEQQRAQTSEVEKNKEKLVVERKQYLDTMTADRQMIDKQQNEIKAKEEELNLLKNRFIEFRTKARAESDDFAEKLEKLTTANGKLQEQLAQSIAENNILKRNLEEESERLTKKVREAHLELRNKDQEVQKLQQEISNYDCIVTDLENSKDEILKDASREAELYGKKIEKLLDEGKEKQELAYQLEQELEDVKSQLNQERGKTTALEEDYESVIRALQDQLDAEKALNQSLCSQSDRNLASLQGQVQKQLETNMEMASQLDARKAEIRALCDELDACKRQLSKSQGEAQSILARFTTADAEVKSLIVEKENLQTALTDTQGASARSSKNSKASMYALQTAHTHLEKSYLKVKKERDELWEKRNELKRTISALQGDLSSDDLRLQIEELRANNEDLRVRLTMGAEAYKVKFIECRQLEAKLSKLKRTSSVESLESSSVLEMQSVVTKLRKALDDEKRALSVEKSMVSQKHDEINQLQLEISELKEKVQHLEHEELQKMDNGPSQQMIEELLQKLSSLEKDLEVEKGEKESIIHEIVNLQEVLKKKEEEIQICEENLKATQDALSNEQADREALGEQARQKLQEHEENEHKLDLKVKELTREVERWKKEVDMHVEAESRLMENRKEEEPTPTPADKQEPKTEQHTPSGQRFMPVRGILPFWQRPPPILPQGAHQQPWVFVQHPQGPTSPSPVAPSQPQPVTVQPLQPSAPTPEPEVLQCPVCKALLPPSVDRDEHVNSHFD; this comes from the exons ATGGCAGAATGTATGCAAGAAACTGAGAGCAATGTGGAGGATAAAATAGACGACTCGACAGAGTTCACACCGATACCTTCAGAGTCTGAGTTTTCCGCCGTAATTTTTAACAGTGTTCCGGAGTGCTACCCTCCTGACAGAGAGATAGAATGTCGCTACACTATTAAGAGTTCTGTCAAACCCCACTCTCGGGACTGGATTGGGCTTTTCAAAGTTGGTTGGCAGTCCTCGCGGGAATATTACACTTACGAATGGTCGCCAATGCTCGAGATTCAAATTGGCGAGCAGGGTAAAGCGATTCATAATAGAGTCTTATTCCGTGAAAGGTATTTGCCTAGGGCAGATGACGAGTTTTATCAGTTCTGTTATGTTACTAATGCTGGCGATGTGAGAGGAGCTAGCGTTCCTTTCCAGATTAAAACCAAACCAGTGGAGCAGGAAGATTTGGAATGTTGCGAAATTGAAGATGACGATGGATCGTCAATAATGCtcgttaaaaacaaaacagcgaTGCTCGAAGAGTCACTTGCCCGAACGCTGGAAGAGAATACTGTTTTGAAAGCATCGAAAGAAACGATGGAAGTCGATCTGTCTAATGCTAATGAGAAGATTATGGAACTCGAGTCTCAAAAGGTTGAATTAACAACTGCGGTAAAAGTTGGAAAGAAGAGATTGGCCCAGCTAGAGTCAGTTGTAGCACAGAAAAACCAGTTGTTGGAAGCAGAACAAAGCAGACGTAAAGAGGTCGAAAGTACAGTGGATAATTTGAAGACTCTGCAAGAAAATTCAGATAGACGCATCGATGAATTGATGATGTTAATGGAGCAGCAACGTGCACAGACCTCTGAAgttgagaaaaacaaagagaagttagtTGTTGAGCGAAAGCAGTATTTGGACACCATGACCGCTGATAGACAGATGATTGACAAGCAGCAGAATGAGATAAAAGCTAAGGAAGAGGAGCTCAACTTGCTGAAAAATCGATTTATAGAGTTCAGAACCAAAGCTAGGGCTGAATCTGatgattttgccgaaaaactggaaaagttaACTACTGCAAATGGGAAATTACAAGAACAGCTTGCTCAAAGCATAGCAGAAAATAACATCCTCAAAAGAAACTTGGAGGAAGAGTCAGAGCGACTTACTAAGAAGGTCAGAGAAGCTCATTTGGAGCTCAGGAACAAAGATCAAGAAGTTCAGAAATTGCAACAagaaatttctaactatgactGCATTGTTACAGACTTGGAGAATTCcaaagatgaaattttaaaggatGCATCGCGCGAGGCAGAGTTATATggcaagaaaattgaaaaactcCTAGATGAAGGTAAAGAGAAACAAGAGCTGGCATATCAGCTAGAGCAGGAGCTGGAAGATGTCAAAAGTCAGCTGAACCAGGAGAGGGGAAAGACAACTGCTCTGGAAGAAGATTACGAGTCAGTAATCAGAGCACTGCAGGACCAACTGGATGCAGAGAAAGCTTTGAACCAATCTTTGTGTTCACAGTCAGATCGTAACTTGGCTAGTCTTCAAGGTCAAGTACAGAAACAGCTAGAAACAAACATGGAAATGGCTAGTCAGTTGGATGCAAGAAAGGCTGAAATAAGGGCACTTTGTGATGAGTTGGATGCGTGCAAGAGGCAGCTCTCTAAGTCACAAGGTGAAGCACAAAGCATTCTTGCTCGGTTCACTACCGCCGATGCTGAAGTCAAATCTCTGATAGTGGAGAAAGAGAATCTCCAGACAGCACTTACCGACACACAAGGAGCCAGTGCGCGGTCATCAAAGAATTCAAAAGCTTCCATGTATGCCCTTCAGACAGCCCATACCCATCTGGAAAAGAGTTACCTTAAAGTGAAGAAGGAACGGGATGAGTTATGGGAAAAGAGAAATGAACTAAAGAGGACCATTTCAGCATTACAAGGTGACCTCTCATCTGACGACCTCCGTCTCCAGATTGAGGAACTGAGAGCAAACAACGAGGACTTGCGTGTGCGCCTCACCATGGGAGCTGAGGCTTACAAGGTCAAATTCATTGAATGCCGTCAGCTGGAAGCCAAGTTGAGCAAGCTGAAGAGAACCTCCTCTGTGGAGTCATTGGAATCAAGCTCGGTGCTGGAGATGCAGTCTGTAGTCACTAAGCTGCGGAAGGCCTTGGACGATGAAAAAAGAGCCCTGAGTGTGGAGAAAAGTATGGTGTCCCAGAAACATGATGAGATAAATCAG cTTCAGTTGGAAATTTCTGAATTGAAAGAGAAAGTGCAACATCTAGAGCATGAAGAGCTGCAGAAGATGGATAATGGTCCTAGCCAGCAGATGATAGAGGAGCTGCTGCAAAAGCTTTCATCCTTGGAGAAGGACCTAGAAGTTGAGAAAGGAGAAAAGGAGAGCATTATTCACGAAATAGTTAATCTGCAGGAGGTTTTGAAGAAGAAGGAAGAGGAGATACAAATATGTGAAGAAAATCTGAAAGCCACACAAGATGCACTTTCCAATGAACAAGCCGACAGAGAAGCTTTGGGTGAGCAGGCTAGGCAAAAATTGCAGGAACATGAAGAGAATGAGCATAAACTTGATCTAAAAGTTAAAGAGCTGACTAGAGAAGTAGAAAGATGGAAGAAGGAAGTGGATATGCATGTTGAGGCTGAGTCAAGGCTTATGGAAAACAGAAAAGAAGAGGAGCCCACACCCACACCAGCTGACAAGCAGGAGCCAAAAACAGAACAACACACTCCCTCAG GTCAAAGATTTATGCCAGTTCGTGGAATACTTCCATTTTGGCAGCGCCCTCCTCCAATCCTCCCTCAGGGTGCACATCAACAGCCTTGGGTGTTTGTCCAGCACCCACAGGGACCTACAAGTCCTTCTCCTGTAGCTCCCTCGCAGCCCCAACCCGTTACGGTACAGCCCCTGCAACCGAGTGCCCCCACACCGGAGCCCGAGGTACTGCAATGCCCAGTCTGTAAGGCCCTTCTACCACCAAGTGTGGATAGAGATGAGCATGTTAATAGTCACTTTGATTGA